The following are encoded together in the Candidatus Angelobacter sp. genome:
- a CDS encoding lipoate--protein ligase family protein — MVEHWLLLNSGPCAADFNMAFDEALLEFAAHGGAPVLRFYGWTERAASFGYFQKCSDVERLTSLRPLVRRPTGGGLVPHDADWTYSLVFPRDHWWHASRAQESYRRTHEWIRDAFAKLGLVAELSPSRRVGAAGQCFVGAEQFDVLWQGRKIAGAAQRRNRLGLLIQGSVQPPPIPLAKADWQAAMCDVAFERWNVRWSPFGQDSSSIQRAEQLAREKYSRDAYTRRR, encoded by the coding sequence ATGGTCGAACATTGGCTCCTCCTGAACTCCGGCCCGTGCGCTGCCGATTTCAATATGGCGTTTGATGAAGCGTTGCTCGAGTTCGCCGCGCACGGGGGCGCGCCCGTGTTGCGTTTCTACGGCTGGACCGAACGCGCGGCGTCGTTTGGCTATTTTCAAAAATGTTCCGACGTCGAGCGCCTCACCTCATTGCGCCCTCTGGTGCGGCGTCCAACGGGTGGGGGGCTCGTGCCGCACGACGCCGACTGGACCTACAGCCTTGTTTTTCCGCGGGACCACTGGTGGCACGCATCGCGCGCGCAGGAAAGTTATCGTCGGACACACGAATGGATCCGGGACGCTTTCGCGAAACTGGGTCTGGTGGCGGAACTTTCGCCTTCCCGCCGGGTGGGGGCGGCCGGTCAATGTTTCGTCGGCGCCGAGCAATTTGATGTTCTCTGGCAGGGGCGCAAAATCGCGGGCGCGGCGCAACGACGGAATCGACTCGGGCTGCTGATTCAAGGCTCGGTGCAACCACCGCCGATCCCGCTGGCGAAGGCGGATTGGCAGGCTGCGATGTGCGACGTCGCATTTGAAAGGTGGAATGTGCGGTGGTCACCGTTTGGACAGGATTCAAGCTCAATCCAGCGCGCGGAGCAACTGGCGCGC
- the nth gene encoding endonuclease III, protein MVRESNESKAARFKRILAVLRKTYPDAHCELNYSTALELLIATILSAQCTDKRVNLVTGELFKKYRTAADYANAKPAELEQAIRTTGFFRNKTKNIRACCRALVERHGGEVAKTLEELTQLGGVGRKTANVVLGNAFDINEGVVVDTHVARLSRRLALTRAKTPEKIEQELMKLVPQEQWTMFSHWLIWHGRRRCSARKPDCPNCEIRKLCPSAGKV, encoded by the coding sequence ATTGTGCGTGAGTCCAACGAATCCAAAGCCGCCCGGTTCAAAAGAATTCTCGCCGTGCTGCGGAAGACTTATCCGGATGCCCACTGTGAGTTGAATTACTCGACCGCCCTCGAACTGCTCATCGCGACTATTTTGTCGGCGCAGTGTACCGACAAGCGAGTGAACCTGGTGACGGGCGAATTGTTCAAGAAATACCGCACGGCGGCGGACTACGCGAATGCCAAACCCGCCGAGCTGGAGCAGGCCATCAGGACCACGGGTTTTTTCCGGAACAAGACAAAGAACATTCGGGCCTGTTGCCGCGCGCTGGTGGAACGGCACGGCGGCGAAGTGGCCAAGACGCTGGAGGAATTGACCCAACTCGGAGGTGTCGGACGCAAGACGGCGAACGTCGTTCTGGGAAATGCCTTTGACATCAATGAAGGCGTCGTCGTGGATACCCACGTCGCGCGGCTGTCTCGACGGTTGGCGCTGACGCGGGCGAAGACGCCGGAAAAGATCGAACAGGAATTGATGAAACTGGTGCCGCAGGAGCAGTGGACGATGTTCAGTCACTGGCTCATCTGGCACGGACGGCGTCGCTGCTCCGCGCGCAAGCCCGATTGCCCGAATTGTGAAATCCGAAAACTTTGTCCCTCGGCGGGCAAGGTGTAG
- a CDS encoding KamA family radical SAM protein — protein MPAGRGFWSNVSEQDWNDWRWQLRNRITTLGHLQQLMPSLTPEEYAGTQLANTKLALAITPYFFNLIDPTDENCPIRRQVVPRVEETHTASWEMSDPCGEDSHSPVPGLVHRYPDRVLFLVTDRCAAYCRYCTRSRLVSNATGYDFHPEVDRQIQYIRDHPEIRDVLLSGGDPLLFSDEKLEHLLGQLRSINHVEFLRIGTRIPIFLPQRITPELCAMLKQFHPLFISIHSNHPRELTVEVREALGRLADAGIPLGNQSVLLRHVNDDATVMKALVQKLLMCRVKPYYIYQCDLISGSAHLRAGVRKGLEIMEALRGHTTGYAVPQYVIDAPGGGGKVPINPDYVLSRNADRVVIRNFEGKVFEYVEAAKGTPRYKPSEDFVAPELV, from the coding sequence ATGCCAGCGGGGCGGGGGTTCTGGTCGAACGTTTCGGAGCAGGACTGGAACGACTGGCGTTGGCAGCTCAGGAACCGCATCACCACATTGGGACACCTTCAGCAGCTCATGCCTTCGCTCACGCCGGAGGAATACGCCGGCACTCAGCTCGCCAACACGAAGCTCGCGCTCGCGATCACCCCTTACTTTTTCAACCTGATCGATCCGACAGACGAAAACTGTCCGATCCGCCGGCAGGTCGTTCCCCGTGTTGAGGAAACGCACACGGCGTCCTGGGAAATGAGCGACCCGTGCGGCGAGGATTCGCATTCGCCGGTGCCCGGACTGGTACACCGCTACCCGGACCGCGTGCTTTTTCTGGTCACAGACCGCTGCGCGGCCTACTGCCGTTATTGCACGCGTTCGCGTCTGGTGAGCAACGCGACAGGCTACGATTTTCATCCGGAGGTTGATCGCCAGATTCAATATATCCGCGATCATCCCGAAATCCGCGATGTGCTGCTCAGCGGCGGCGACCCGCTGTTGTTTAGTGACGAAAAGCTCGAACACCTCCTCGGGCAATTGCGCTCGATCAATCATGTCGAGTTTCTCCGCATCGGAACGCGCATCCCGATCTTTTTGCCACAGCGCATCACGCCGGAGTTGTGCGCAATGCTCAAGCAGTTCCACCCGTTGTTCATCAGCATTCACTCGAACCACCCGCGCGAACTGACCGTCGAAGTGCGCGAAGCGCTCGGCCGCCTCGCCGATGCCGGCATTCCGCTGGGCAACCAGTCGGTGCTGCTCCGGCACGTCAACGACGACGCGACGGTGATGAAGGCGCTCGTGCAGAAACTGCTCATGTGCCGCGTGAAGCCCTACTACATTTATCAGTGTGATTTGATTTCCGGTTCGGCGCACCTGCGCGCCGGTGTGCGCAAGGGTCTGGAGATCATGGAGGCATTGCGCGGCCACACGACCGGTTACGCCGTGCCGCAGTACGTGATTGATGCGCCGGGCGGCGGCGGCAAGGTGCCGATCAACCCGGACTATGTGCTGAGCCGCAACGCCGACCGCGTCGTCATCCGCAACTTTGAAGGCAAGGTGTTTGAGTACGTCGAAGCCGCCAAAGGGACGCCGCGTTACAAACCCTCCGAGGATTTCGTCGCGCCGGAGTTGGTGTGA